A genomic region of Miscanthus floridulus cultivar M001 chromosome 3, ASM1932011v1, whole genome shotgun sequence contains the following coding sequences:
- the LOC136547414 gene encoding uncharacterized protein → MALPSSASSSARLRLLTVPALLLLLSSAALLVFLVLPSLSPSSASSSAVSSHLCACSPPATHTTTTVTTTTVTASPAPVTTSPADVAWLKAQLASNSLLLAAGGAHDAWHRLRKGINPRTRGQQLFDINRHHGISHYPDEEATNHTVLPCPGELLVEEHHSNYGEPWAGGRDVFEFLANASALTPTEQVLEIGCGTLRVGLHFIRYLEAGRFHCLERDELSLMAALRYELPAQGLLYKRPMIVRGEDMDFSKFGDTVMYDLIYASAVFLHIPDKLVWTGLERLVGKLRPQRGRIFVSHNIKFCSRLGGDECTLRLAKLGLEYVGKHTHDSLLFNHYEIWFEFRRPKA, encoded by the exons ATGgcgctgccgtcgagcgcctcctCCTCGGCGCGGCTGCGGCTGCTCACCGTgccggcgctgctgctgctgctctcctcCGCCGCGCTGCTCGTCTTCCTCGTCCTCCCCTCGCTCTCCCCCTCCTCGGCTTCCTCCTCCGCCGTCTCCTCGCACCTCTGCGCCTGCTCGCCCCCCGCCACCCACACCACTACCACCGTCACTACAACCACCGTCACCGCCTCCCCCGCGCCCGTCACCACCTCCCCCGCGGACGTCGCCTGGCTCAAGGCCCAGCTCGCGTCCAACtccctcctcctcgccgccggcgGCGCCCACGACGCCTGGCACCGCCTGCGAAAGGGCATCAACCCCCGCACCCGCGGGCAGCAGCTCTTCGATATCAACAG GCACCATGGGATCTCCCACTATCCGGACGAAGAGGCAACCAACCACACTGTGCTGCCGTGCCCCGGTGAGCTCCTTGTGGAAGAGCACCACAGCAACTACGGCGAACCCTGGGCTGGTGGCCGCGACGTCTTCGAGTTCCTTGCTAACGCCTCCGCGCTAACGCCCACGGAGCAGGTTCTTGAAATCGGATGTGGCACGCTTCGTGTCGGCCTGCATTTCATCCGGTATCTTGAGGCTGGGAGGTTCCACTGCCTGGAGCGGGACGAGCTGTCCCTCATGGCTGCCCTCCGGTACGAACTGCCGGCGCAGGGGCTGCTGTACAAGCGGCCGATGATTGTGAGAGGGGAGGATATGGATTTCAGCAAGTTTGGGGACACGGTTATGTATGATCTCATTTATGCGAGCGCCGTGTTCCTCCATATTCCAGATAAGCTTGTTTGGACTGGGCTTGAGAGGCTTGTGGGGAAGCTGAGGCCACAGAGAGGCCGCATTTTCGTGTCGCATAACATTAAGTTCTGCTCAAGGCTGGGTGGCGATGAATGCACACTGCGGCTTGCGAAATTGGGCCTTGAGTATGTGGGGAAGCACACTCATGATAGCTTGTTGTTTAACCACTACGAGATCTGGTTTGAATTCCGCAGGCCAAAGGCTTAG